A region from the Vicia villosa cultivar HV-30 ecotype Madison, WI linkage group LG3, Vvil1.0, whole genome shotgun sequence genome encodes:
- the LOC131661682 gene encoding vacuolar protein sorting-associated protein 29-like: protein MVLVLALGDLHVPHRAPDLPAKFKSMLVPGKIQHIICPGNLCIKEVHDYLKTLCPDLHITRGEYDEETKYPETKTLTIGQFKLGLCHGHQVIPWGDLDSLAMLQRQLDVDILVTGHTHQFTAYKHEGGVVINPGSATGAYSSITYDVNPSFVLMDIDGLRVVVYVYELIDGEVKVDKIDFKKTSSNQSAH from the exons ATGGTGCTGGTGTTAGCCCTAGGGGATTTGCATGTTCCCCATAGAGCACCTGATCTTCCTGCAAAGTTCAAATCCATGCTTGTCCCTGGCAAGATTCAGCATATTATTTGCCCTGGAAATTTATGTATTAAA GAAGTTCATGATTACTTGAAGACTCTTTGTCCAGATTTGCATATAACTCGTGGAGAGTATGATGAAGAGACGAAATATCCAGAGACTAAAACACTAACCATTGGTCAATTTAAACTTGGACTTTGCCATGGTCATCAG GTTATTCCATGGGGAGACCTAGATTCACTAGCAATGCTGCAGAGGCAACTTGATGTAGACATCCTTGTGACAGGTCACACCCATCAGTTTACGGCTTACAAACACGAGGGTGGTGTAGTTATAAATCCAGGTTCGGCAACTGGTGCCTATAGCAGTATCACATATGACGTGAACCCAAGTTTTGTCCTCATGGACATTGATGGTCTGCGTGTTGTGGTCTACGTTTATGAACTGATTGATGGAGAGGTTAAGGTTGACAAGATAGATTTCAAGAAAACATCCTCAAACCAATCTGCTCACTGA